Proteins co-encoded in one Medicago truncatula cultivar Jemalong A17 chromosome 8, MtrunA17r5.0-ANR, whole genome shotgun sequence genomic window:
- the LOC25500420 gene encoding inorganic pyrophosphatase 2: MSNNIVIVFDFDKTIIDCDSDNWVVDELGFTDLFNQLLPTMPFNSLMDRMMMELHSNGKSIEDIEKVLQRIPINHRIISAIKSAYALGCDLRIVSDANTIFIDTILKHLGISECFSEINTNPGYVNQEGRLKVMPYHDFNKASHGCTLCPPNMCKGLIIDRIQKSISEVEKKRFIYLGDGAGDYCPSLRLRERDFVMPRKNFPVWDLICKDPSLVKAEIHGWSDGEELEQVLMNLINKIMMEEHVQFIASDCKLATNSICSRSPVIA; this comes from the exons atgtcTAATAATATTGTGATAGTTTTCGACTTCGATAAAACCATAATTGATTGTGATAGTGATAATtgggttgttgatgaattaggTTTCACCGATTTGTTCAATCAACTCCTTCCCACTATGCCTTTCAATTCTCTCATG GACAGAATGATGATGGAGCTTCATTCAAATGGAAAAAGTATCGAAGATATTGAAAAAGTTCTTCAAAGGATACCAATTAATCACAGAATAATATCTGCTATTAAATCAGCTTATGCTTTGGGGTGTGATTTGAGGATTGTTAGCGATGCTAATACGATTTTCATTGACACAATTTTGAAGCATTTGGGAATTAGTGAATGCTTCTCTGAGATTAACACCAATCCTGGTTATGTTAATCAAGAAGGAAGATTAAAAGTTATGCCTTATCATGACTTCAACAAAGCTTCTCATGGTTGCACTCTTTGTCCCCCAAACATGTGCAAG GGTTTAATCATTGATAGAATCCAAAAATCAATTTCTGAAGTGGAGAAGAAGAGATTTATCTACCTTGGTGATGGTGCTGGGGACTATTGCCCTAGCTTGAGGCTTAGAGAAAGAGACTTTGTGATGCCAAGGAAGAATTTTCCAGTGTGGGATTTGATATGCAAAGATCCTTCACTTGTTAAGGCTGAAATTCATGGTTGGAGTGATGGAGAAGAATTGGAACaagttttgatgaatttgattaaCAAAATTATGATGGAGGAACATGTTCAATTCATTGCATCTGACTGCAAGCTAGCTACAAACTCTATTTGTTCCCGTTCACCAGTCATTGCCTAA
- the LOC25500422 gene encoding inorganic pyrophosphatase 2, with protein MTNNIVIVFDFDKTIIDCDSDNWLIDELGFTDLFNQLLPTMPWNSVMDKMMMEFHSNGITIEEIEKVLQRIPIHHRIIPAIKSAHALGCDLRIVSDANMFYIETILKHLGISEYFTEINTNPGYVNQEGRVRISPYHDFNKASHGCNNVCPPNMCKGLIIDKIQNSIFEEDSKRFIYLGDGAGDYCPSLRLRERDFVMPRKNFPVWDLICKDPSLVKAEIHGWSDGEELEQVLMNLINKIMMEEHVQFISSDCKLQTLSSPVLVSLPKAVSVRP; from the exons ATGACTAATaacattgttattgtttttgattttgacaAAACGATCATTGATTGTGACAGTGATAATTGGTTGATTGATGAATTGGGTTTCACTGATTTGTTCAATCAACTCCTTCCTACAATGCCTTGGAATTCTGTTATG GACAAAATGATGATGGAGTTTCATTCAAATGGAATAACCATTGAAGAGATTGAAAAGGTTCTTCAAAGGATTCCAATTCATCACAGAATAATACCTGCAATTAAATCAGCTCATGCTTTAGGGTGTGATTTGAGGATTGTTAGTGATGCTAATATGTTTTACATTGAAACTATTTTGAAGCATTTAGGAATAAGTGAATACTTCACTGAGATTAACACTAATCCTGGTTATGTTAATCAAGAAGGAAGAGTTAGAATTTCACCTTACCATGATTTCAATAAGGCTTCACATGGTTGCAACAATGTTTGCCCTCCAAACATGTGCaag GGTTTAATCAttgataaaattcaaaattcaatttttgaagAGGATAGCAAGAGGTTTATCTACCTTGGTGATGGTGCAGGGGACTATTGCCCTAGTTTGAGGCTTAGAGAAAGAGACTTTGTGATGCCAAGGAAGAATTTTCCAGTGTGGGATTTGATATGCAAAGATCCTTCACTTGTCAAAGCTGAAATTCATGGTTGGAGTGATGGAGAAGAATTGGAACaagttttgatgaatttgattaaCAAAATTATGATGGAGGAACATGTTCAATTTATTTCATCAGATTGCAAGCTACAAACTCTATCTAGTCCAGTACTTGTATCTTTGCCTAAAGCTGTCTCAGTTAGGCCATAG
- the LOC25500421 gene encoding inorganic pyrophosphatase 1 has protein sequence MSNNIVIIFDFDKTIIDCDSDNWLIDELGFTDLFNQLLPTMPWNSVMDKMMMEFHSNGVTIEEIEKVLQRIPIHHRIIPAIKSAHALGCDLRIVSDANMFYIETILKHLGISECFSEINSNPGYVNQEGRVRISPYHDFNKASHGCNNVCPPNMCKGLIIDKIKNTIYDGDNKRFIYLGDGAGDYCPSLRFKERDFVMPRKNFPVWDLICKDPSLVKAEIHGWCDGEELEQILIQLINKIIIEDNVQFIATDCKLQTLSIHVLESLPKALPVGP, from the exons atgtctaataatattgttattatttttgactTTGACAAAACCATCATTGATTGTGATAGTGATAATTGGTTGATTGATGAATTGGGTTTCACCGATTTGTTCAATCAGCTCCTTCCCACAATGCCTTGGAATTCCGTCATG GACAAAATGATGATGGAATTTCATTCAAATGGTGTAACCATTGAAGAGATTGAAAAGGTTCTTCAAAGGATTCCAATTCATCACAGAATAATACCTGCAATTAAATCAGCTCATGCTTTAGGGTGTGATTTGAGGATTGTTAGTGATGCTAATATGTTTTACATTGAAACTATTTTGAAGCATTTGGGAATTAGTGAATGCTTCTCAGAGATTAACTCTAATCCTGGTTATGTTAATCAAGAAGGAAGAGTTAGAATTTCACCTTACCATGATTTCAATAAGGCTTCACATGGTTGCAACAATGTCTGCCCTCCAAACATGTgcaag GGTTTAATCattgataaaatcaaaaatacaatttatgaTGGGGATAACAAGAGGTTTATCTACCTTGGTGATGGTGCTGGAGATTATTGCCCTAGCTTGAGGTTTAAAGAGAGAGACTTTGTGATGCCAAGGAAGAATTTTCCAGTGTGGGATTTGATATGCAAAGACCCTTCACTTGTTAAGGCTGAAATTCATGGTTGGTGTGATGGAGAAGAGCTTGAACaaattttgattcaattgatCAACAAAATTATCATTGAGGACAACGTTCAATTCATTGCTACTGATTGCAAGCTGCAAACTCTATCTATTCATGTGCTTGAATCCTTGCCTAAAGCTCTCCCAGTTGGTCCATAA